From a single Cyclobacterium marinum DSM 745 genomic region:
- a CDS encoding alkaline phosphatase D family protein, translating to MKRRKAIKSIALGTVGSSLVLTENWAATRPLQPFKKGSPLKSNWQNWPDMAWVGPEYWGNRLQDWELRDGKAVCNLSAKNRTLHSLTHQLSPKNDSFKAEVKVKWLNEDNIGNPASYVGMRIGAKGKFEDYRSAAVFGKGLDAGINGGGNLFIGNQMGSEKLPLDKEIILVVKGERGDLLLEAFASESKQLLGVLKIENYKGDLGGNIALVSHFPEEALFQDSVAFSDWVVTGEKVLAAENQTFGPVCFAHYTLHDGVLKLAAQLAPIEKITGNKISLQLKKGAAWNTVQEAAIDKLGRVVHFRLEDWAEERAVPYRVKVDLPLKSGVESHFYSGTIAEEPVNQDQVKLAVFSCNADYGFPDNEVSLHSLKHTPDMAVFLGDQFYESTGGFGIQTSPLEKSSLDYLRKWYMFGWSYREIFRHIPSAFIPDDHDVYHGNVWGEAGKVAPTDEGWTYVAQDQGGYKMPAEWVNMVQLTQTGHLPDAFDPTPVKQGIGTYYTDWVYGGISFAILEDRKFKSAPKNVLPEEAKVTNGFIQNREFDIKEYYDIEADLLGERQLKFLKHWSTDWSKGAEMKAVLSQTNFCTVATLPEGSIIDSIVPKLPIPELGEYVPGDAPTSDMDSNGWPQKGRDEAIKIIRKAFALHIAGDQHLASVVQYGVDEFKDSGYAFAGPALNNLFPRRWWPPVPESHEPLPGKPKYTGNFNDGFGNKMTVHAVANPRKTGVEPALIHDRSTGYGIVTFDKKGKQMTMECWPRYVDPKSNPNGQYEGWPITVSQKENYARNAKGTLPPLDLSNCNKPIVEVFEAQSGELVYSLRVNDKVFRPKVFREGNYFVKVTDDKLGKSMVFNALNTFSDQLATLKVDFDADMV from the coding sequence ATGAAAAGAAGAAAAGCCATCAAATCAATCGCCTTAGGAACAGTAGGTTCATCATTGGTCCTTACTGAAAATTGGGCCGCAACAAGGCCCCTACAACCCTTTAAAAAAGGAAGTCCGCTTAAAAGCAATTGGCAAAATTGGCCGGACATGGCTTGGGTAGGTCCTGAATACTGGGGAAATCGCCTGCAAGATTGGGAGTTGAGAGATGGAAAAGCGGTTTGCAACCTCAGCGCCAAGAACCGTACACTCCATAGCCTCACCCATCAGTTAAGCCCTAAAAACGACTCATTCAAGGCTGAAGTAAAGGTAAAATGGCTCAATGAAGATAATATTGGGAACCCAGCCTCCTATGTAGGCATGCGAATTGGTGCCAAAGGAAAATTTGAGGATTATCGGTCTGCGGCAGTTTTCGGCAAAGGCCTTGATGCTGGCATCAATGGTGGGGGTAATTTATTTATTGGTAACCAAATGGGTTCTGAGAAATTGCCTTTGGATAAAGAAATTATCTTGGTGGTGAAAGGAGAGCGTGGGGATTTGCTTTTAGAAGCTTTTGCTTCTGAAAGCAAGCAACTCCTGGGGGTATTGAAAATTGAAAATTATAAGGGTGACCTAGGAGGAAATATTGCGCTGGTATCTCACTTTCCGGAAGAAGCACTTTTCCAAGACTCAGTGGCTTTTTCAGATTGGGTTGTTACTGGCGAGAAGGTATTGGCTGCAGAAAATCAAACTTTTGGACCAGTGTGTTTTGCCCATTATACCTTGCACGATGGAGTATTAAAATTAGCTGCGCAACTGGCGCCTATTGAAAAAATAACGGGAAATAAAATCAGCCTGCAACTAAAAAAGGGTGCGGCTTGGAACACTGTGCAAGAAGCAGCTATTGATAAATTGGGAAGAGTTGTCCACTTCCGACTTGAAGACTGGGCAGAGGAACGTGCAGTTCCTTACCGAGTGAAAGTAGACTTACCCTTAAAAAGTGGGGTAGAAAGCCATTTTTATTCAGGGACTATCGCTGAAGAGCCGGTCAATCAGGATCAGGTAAAACTAGCGGTCTTTAGTTGCAATGCAGATTATGGATTCCCGGACAATGAAGTTAGCCTACATTCTCTTAAACATACCCCGGATATGGCGGTGTTTTTAGGGGATCAATTTTATGAAAGTACCGGTGGATTTGGTATTCAAACTTCACCATTGGAAAAATCAAGCCTGGATTATCTTCGAAAATGGTACATGTTTGGTTGGTCCTACAGGGAAATTTTTAGACATATACCTTCGGCTTTTATTCCGGATGACCATGATGTTTACCATGGCAATGTTTGGGGAGAAGCAGGAAAGGTGGCTCCAACCGATGAAGGATGGACCTATGTAGCCCAAGATCAGGGAGGTTATAAAATGCCGGCAGAGTGGGTAAATATGGTGCAATTGACACAAACAGGCCACCTTCCGGATGCATTTGATCCAACACCTGTAAAACAAGGTATAGGTACATACTATACCGATTGGGTTTATGGGGGAATTAGCTTTGCTATTCTTGAAGACAGAAAGTTCAAATCTGCACCAAAAAATGTATTGCCTGAGGAGGCTAAGGTTACCAATGGTTTTATCCAAAACAGGGAATTTGACATCAAAGAATACTATGATATTGAAGCAGACTTATTAGGCGAACGCCAGTTAAAATTTTTAAAGCATTGGTCTACAGATTGGAGCAAAGGTGCAGAAATGAAGGCGGTTTTATCGCAAACCAACTTTTGTACCGTAGCGACCCTCCCGGAGGGTAGTATAATCGACAGTATTGTGCCAAAATTACCCATTCCTGAATTGGGAGAATATGTGCCTGGAGATGCGCCTACTTCTGACATGGATTCCAACGGTTGGCCACAGAAAGGGAGAGATGAAGCCATAAAAATTATTAGAAAGGCTTTTGCCTTGCATATTGCCGGAGACCAACATTTGGCCTCGGTTGTGCAATATGGGGTAGATGAATTCAAAGATTCCGGCTATGCTTTTGCCGGGCCTGCATTGAATAATTTATTTCCTAGGCGCTGGTGGCCACCGGTACCTGAAAGTCATGAACCTTTACCAGGAAAGCCAAAGTATACAGGGAATTTTAATGATGGATTTGGAAATAAAATGACCGTGCATGCGGTGGCAAATCCACGAAAAACAGGCGTTGAACCTGCATTAATTCATGACCGTTCTACCGGCTATGGAATTGTCACTTTTGATAAGAAAGGTAAGCAAATGACCATGGAATGTTGGCCTAGATACGTAGATCCAAAATCCAACCCAAACGGGCAATATGAAGGTTGGCCGATAACGGTTTCTCAAAAGGAAAATTATGCAAGAAATGCCAAAGGAACGCTTCCTCCTTTGGATTTAAGCAATTGTAACAAACCGATTGTAGAAGTATTTGAAGCACAATCAGGGGAATTGGTTTATTCACTTAGGGTCAATGATAAGGTTTTCCGGCCGAAAGTTTTCAGGGAGGGAAATTACTTCGTGAAAGTTACAGACGATAAGTTAGGAAAAAGCATGGTGTTTAATGCGTTGAATACCTTTTCTGATCAATTGGCAACCCTTAAAGTTGATTTTGATGCCGATATGGTATAA
- a CDS encoding arylsulfatase: protein MKNRLLLLLPFIVSLLPACQSQEEENVPPNIIYILADDLGYGDLGCYGQEKIETPNIDALAASGMMFTQHYSGAPVCAPARAVLLTGQHSGHSQVRGNDEWGSRGDVWNYHAMLADSTLEGQRPIATGTYTLGRMLQEAGYTTAVVGKWGLGAPHTEGIPTNQGFDYFFGYNCQRQAHTLYPVHLYENEHRVYLNNDTIAPNKKLAEGADPYNLENYGDYFLTDYAPELMFDKITNFVDEQSSEEPFFLYWATPIPHVPLQAPTKWIDHYVEKFGEEEPYLGENSYYPSRYPRATYAAMVSYMDEQVGELVEQLKSKGLYENTLIIFTSDNGPTFNGGTDSPWFNSGGAFREEKGFGKGFLYEGGIRVPMIASWPGKIKEGSVSDHASVFYDVMPTLAEVAGKPLEIATDGTSFFPTLLGHEQSQPEFLYWEFPSYGGQIAVRMGDWKALKLDVQKGGSSWLLFDLKSDPLEMHDVAKENPDIVNKVEEIVAREHTTSPNERWRFEELDGV from the coding sequence ATGAAAAACAGATTACTATTATTATTACCTTTTATTGTTTCCCTATTGCCAGCTTGCCAAAGTCAGGAAGAGGAAAATGTTCCTCCCAATATTATATACATCCTGGCAGATGATTTGGGATATGGAGATTTGGGGTGTTATGGACAAGAAAAAATTGAAACGCCCAATATTGATGCTTTGGCAGCCTCAGGAATGATGTTTACCCAACATTATTCAGGGGCACCTGTTTGTGCACCCGCCCGTGCAGTATTGCTCACCGGGCAACATTCCGGTCATTCTCAGGTAAGGGGAAATGATGAGTGGGGTAGTAGAGGTGATGTTTGGAATTACCATGCCATGTTAGCAGACTCGACCCTCGAAGGCCAGAGACCAATAGCCACAGGTACTTATACCCTTGGGCGTATGCTTCAAGAAGCCGGTTATACCACGGCTGTCGTTGGAAAATGGGGTTTAGGGGCTCCACATACAGAAGGAATTCCCACCAATCAAGGTTTTGATTATTTCTTTGGCTACAACTGTCAAAGGCAGGCCCATACCCTTTATCCGGTCCATCTTTACGAAAATGAACACCGGGTATATTTGAACAACGATACAATCGCTCCAAATAAAAAATTGGCGGAAGGTGCTGATCCCTATAATTTGGAAAATTATGGAGATTATTTTCTTACTGACTATGCTCCTGAGCTGATGTTTGATAAGATTACCAACTTTGTGGACGAACAGAGTAGCGAAGAACCTTTCTTTTTATATTGGGCAACCCCAATACCTCATGTACCTCTTCAAGCCCCTACAAAATGGATAGACCATTATGTGGAAAAGTTTGGTGAAGAAGAACCTTATTTGGGAGAAAATTCTTATTATCCATCGCGCTACCCAAGGGCCACTTATGCAGCCATGGTTAGTTATATGGATGAGCAAGTAGGGGAACTTGTTGAACAATTAAAAAGTAAGGGACTATATGAAAATACATTGATTATTTTCACTTCTGACAATGGTCCTACCTTCAATGGGGGAACAGATTCTCCATGGTTTAATAGTGGGGGAGCGTTTCGAGAAGAAAAAGGTTTTGGCAAAGGCTTTCTTTATGAAGGTGGTATTCGGGTACCGATGATCGCCTCATGGCCAGGGAAAATCAAAGAAGGATCGGTTAGTGACCATGCATCAGTTTTTTATGATGTCATGCCCACCTTGGCCGAAGTAGCAGGGAAACCTTTAGAAATAGCCACTGATGGAACCAGTTTTTTCCCAACATTACTGGGGCACGAACAGTCTCAACCTGAATTCCTTTATTGGGAATTTCCTTCCTATGGCGGCCAGATAGCCGTCAGAATGGGAGACTGGAAAGCCTTAAAATTGGATGTTCAAAAAGGAGGTTCTTCTTGGTTATTGTTTGATTTAAAAAGTGATCCTTTGGAAATGCATGATGTAGCTAAAGAAAATCCGGATATAGTAAACAAAGTTGAGGAAATTGTAGCCAGAGAACACACAACATCCCCTAATGAGCGTTGGAGATTTGAGGAATTGGATGGAGTTTAA
- a CDS encoding PSD1 and planctomycete cytochrome C domain-containing protein produces the protein MVIKVNPVGLKNKAVFTSILTMLFIAAVALNSCSNENNYKQASIPDQVSYNFHIRPILSDNCFACHGPDANKREAGLRLDTEVGAYAALNDNPNGHAIVPGKSNQSEVIARIFSEDVTETMPPLESNLSLSDQEKQLIKKWIDQGAIYEKHWAFEPPVKKDIPLSSLSDWNQNPIDGFVLAKMKENGLTPNPKAKKNFLLKRLSLDLTGLPPTSEEVRSFNSGEKSWEQMIDLYLSKPAYGEKLALLWLDISRYADSFGYQNDNIRTQWPYRDWVIHAFNKNFPYDKFLKWQLAGDLFPEPNREQLLATAFNRNHKITEEEGVIHEEYRVEYVLDKTNTFSKVILGMTMECAQCHDHKYDPISQKDYYNLYAFFNNTPEKGFEGGAGSPVRAKSPLMWVDTEDTEGILNFINHPDSNKIAVSIMQDLKDSIRPTFILDRGIYDAPTGEPLNPKTPDIIKPFSKDLPKNRLGLVEWAFAEDHPLTSRVFVNLIWQEIFGVGLVPSSGDFGMQGKLPTHPELLDWLAVEFRESGWDIKQLIKLIVSSTTYQQSSAISKETLAIDPDNTYLSRFPRLRLHAELIRDMVLASSGLLVDELGGPSVKPYQPEGLWEASSSGRGELNIYRQDKGDKLYRRGIYTFIKLTLPPPSLLIFDGSNRDICQVNRNRTNTPLQALALLNDPLVLEASRVLAEKLVHELKDEEAAIAEAFVRILGRLPKNEENQLLLGFYAEEVLRFENSPEIASGSLDIGESPASKKEAVRTAALMQVIVALYNLEEAITKT, from the coding sequence ATGGTAATTAAAGTAAACCCGGTAGGATTGAAGAATAAAGCAGTTTTTACGTCAATATTAACGATGCTATTTATTGCCGCAGTGGCTTTAAACAGCTGTTCAAACGAGAATAACTATAAGCAAGCTTCAATTCCTGATCAGGTCAGTTATAATTTCCATATTAGACCAATATTATCTGACAATTGCTTTGCCTGCCATGGGCCTGATGCCAACAAAAGAGAAGCGGGTTTAAGGTTGGATACAGAGGTAGGGGCTTACGCAGCTCTCAATGATAACCCTAATGGACATGCCATTGTCCCCGGTAAATCCAATCAATCTGAAGTGATTGCAAGAATTTTTTCTGAGGATGTTACTGAAACAATGCCTCCCCTTGAATCCAATTTAAGCCTTTCCGATCAAGAAAAACAATTGATTAAGAAGTGGATTGATCAAGGTGCAATTTATGAAAAACATTGGGCTTTTGAGCCACCTGTAAAGAAAGACATCCCCCTATCATCTCTATCGGACTGGAATCAAAATCCAATTGATGGTTTTGTATTGGCGAAAATGAAAGAAAATGGGCTTACACCCAATCCAAAAGCAAAAAAGAATTTCTTGTTAAAAAGGTTAAGTCTGGACCTTACCGGATTGCCACCCACTTCTGAAGAAGTGCGGAGCTTCAATTCAGGCGAAAAATCCTGGGAGCAAATGATTGACCTGTACCTTAGCAAACCTGCTTATGGAGAAAAATTGGCTTTGTTGTGGTTAGATATATCCAGATATGCAGATTCATTTGGTTACCAGAATGACAATATCAGGACCCAATGGCCGTACAGGGATTGGGTTATTCATGCTTTTAATAAAAATTTCCCCTACGATAAGTTTTTAAAATGGCAATTGGCAGGAGACCTATTTCCCGAGCCCAACAGGGAACAACTTTTAGCTACGGCCTTTAATAGGAACCATAAAATCACTGAAGAGGAAGGAGTAATTCATGAAGAGTACAGGGTGGAATATGTTTTGGACAAAACCAATACCTTTAGCAAGGTGATTTTGGGCATGACCATGGAATGTGCCCAATGTCATGACCACAAGTATGATCCAATTTCTCAGAAGGATTACTATAATCTTTATGCTTTTTTTAACAATACACCCGAAAAGGGTTTTGAAGGAGGGGCAGGTTCTCCGGTACGTGCCAAATCACCACTGATGTGGGTGGATACTGAGGATACGGAAGGTATCCTGAATTTTATCAATCATCCGGATTCCAATAAGATAGCTGTTTCCATTATGCAGGACTTAAAGGATTCTATTCGACCCACTTTTATTCTGGACAGGGGCATATATGATGCGCCAACAGGCGAACCCCTCAACCCTAAAACACCGGATATCATCAAGCCATTTTCAAAAGATTTGCCCAAAAATAGGCTAGGCTTGGTAGAATGGGCTTTTGCCGAGGATCATCCTTTGACATCAAGGGTCTTTGTCAACCTTATTTGGCAGGAAATTTTTGGTGTGGGGCTCGTGCCCTCTTCCGGAGATTTTGGCATGCAGGGCAAACTCCCGACCCATCCAGAATTATTGGATTGGCTGGCAGTGGAATTTCGTGAAAGTGGTTGGGACATCAAACAGCTTATTAAGCTTATTGTTAGCTCTACCACCTATCAACAATCCTCTGCCATAAGCAAGGAAACCTTAGCCATTGATCCGGATAATACCTACTTGTCGCGTTTCCCACGCTTGCGCTTGCACGCGGAGTTAATCCGAGACATGGTTTTGGCAAGCAGTGGCTTGTTGGTAGACGAGTTGGGTGGGCCTAGTGTTAAACCTTATCAACCGGAAGGGCTTTGGGAGGCCTCCAGTTCCGGAAGAGGAGAGTTGAATATTTATCGGCAAGACAAGGGGGACAAATTGTATAGAAGAGGTATATATACCTTTATTAAACTCACTTTGCCTCCTCCTTCACTACTTATTTTTGATGGCAGCAATCGTGACATTTGCCAAGTCAATAGAAACCGTACGAATACCCCTTTGCAGGCTTTAGCCCTCCTCAATGATCCTTTGGTTTTGGAAGCCTCAAGGGTTCTGGCAGAAAAATTAGTCCATGAATTAAAAGATGAAGAGGCGGCAATTGCAGAGGCATTTGTAAGAATCCTGGGTCGCTTGCCTAAAAACGAGGAAAATCAATTGCTTTTGGGTTTTTATGCAGAGGAGGTGTTACGCTTTGAGAATAGTCCTGAAATTGCCTCCGGTTCTTTGGATATAGGCGAATCGCCGGCTTCAAAAAAAGAAGCGGTGAGGACTGCTGCGCTGATGCAAGTCATCGTAGCCCTTTATAATTTGGAAGAAGCCATCACCAAAACCTAA
- a CDS encoding SusC/RagA family TonB-linked outer membrane protein, with the protein MNKPIRYLCGKVSKTLCFGSLLQCLLLPTLHAKEGKSIAETSPYKASFSYLNPAIEDFKNVSGTVTDNEGEPVPGATVVIEGSTTGTVTDIDGQFSLDVPEGAVLLISFIGYETQRINPGNQTNLSITLVEDATSLDEVVVVGYGVQEKVNLTGAISTVDFDDELTNRPLTNASQALGGTASGVWVSQNSGKPGSDGAQIRVRGWGTLNNSNPLIIIDGVEGSFNQLNPNDIENISVLKDAASAAIYGSKAANGVVLVTTRMGKKNEAMQININSYFGVQSLGRRYDVINNSAEHMELTNTALMNEGSTPLFSDELIAAFRNGTDPYKYPNTNWFKEIFNSASIQEHNVSIRGGSEQSSSFLSFNYLNQDGMVPNTNSERYGLRANITSNVKDWLTVSGRFNYIHKDSNEPYADVTYGSLGRVFEMLGGSAPYIAPYTRDGRFGSVQAISEDGNLLFDNRNALIDAANGLTNTEQNILTLNLSADVKLTDYLSFKTTVSSNGNWNLVDRYNTSVFGYTDTGIETTTRNYNREGLEINRSQVSSLQNNLFSTFNFKKDYNEIHSVSAIGGIQVETFKVKNMFSRRSEPPKEGLTQVDAGTSGIQGEGNMNGFRIFSYFGRANYTLMSKYLFEANVRADASSRFSKANRWGVFPGFSAGWRLSEENFIKDVSAISNLKLRASWGQLGNQNISGYWPYLTVIGQNNNLSYSYNGSFSPGAAVTALVDENITWETSSSLDIGLEVGVLDDRITLEADYFRKTTKDILVQLPIPSVMGGISSPFENVGQMENNGIEFILNYNNLKFDRDQLGFNMGLNLTYIQNEVTKFRGGDSPDQLYLLREGYSFRTLYGYNAIGIYQSDDEALEHMHANPFTPKAGNLKYEDLNNDGRLNYEDKMALGNTLPKYTFGISPSFKYKGFDLNLLFQGILGVNMYTQNNFTDLDWENRMISTRWRDAWSPDNPDAENPSLKFNNPWDSNQSSYWVNEVNFIKLKNVQLGYSFPTTMAEKLGVQKIYLYVNGQNVFSIASDGYEGYDPERNTFDAGYQVYPTPRIFSAGINLNF; encoded by the coding sequence ATGAATAAACCTATACGCTACCTTTGTGGTAAGGTGTCTAAAACCTTGTGTTTTGGAAGTTTATTGCAATGTTTATTATTACCAACCCTTCATGCTAAAGAAGGAAAAAGCATTGCAGAAACAAGCCCATACAAAGCCTCCTTTTCCTACCTGAACCCAGCAATAGAAGATTTTAAAAATGTTTCAGGAACAGTTACTGACAATGAAGGTGAACCTGTTCCCGGAGCAACGGTGGTTATTGAAGGGTCCACTACCGGTACTGTTACTGATATTGATGGGCAGTTTAGCCTGGATGTACCTGAAGGTGCAGTCCTATTAATTTCTTTTATTGGATACGAAACACAAAGAATCAATCCCGGCAATCAAACCAACCTTAGTATTACTTTGGTAGAAGATGCTACTTCCTTGGATGAAGTGGTTGTGGTGGGATATGGGGTTCAAGAGAAAGTAAATCTTACAGGAGCCATTTCCACCGTTGATTTTGACGATGAATTAACCAATCGCCCATTGACCAATGCCTCCCAAGCCTTAGGAGGAACTGCATCAGGTGTCTGGGTAAGCCAAAACTCAGGTAAACCAGGAAGTGATGGGGCCCAAATTAGGGTCAGAGGATGGGGGACACTCAATAATTCCAACCCTCTGATAATAATTGATGGTGTTGAAGGGTCTTTCAATCAACTGAATCCCAATGATATTGAAAATATTTCTGTGTTAAAAGATGCTGCAAGTGCTGCCATTTATGGTTCAAAAGCTGCCAATGGAGTAGTTTTGGTTACCACCCGAATGGGTAAAAAGAATGAGGCCATGCAGATTAATATCAACTCTTATTTTGGTGTACAATCCTTAGGTAGAAGGTATGATGTGATCAATAACAGTGCAGAACACATGGAATTAACCAATACAGCTTTAATGAATGAGGGATCGACTCCACTTTTTTCAGATGAACTGATTGCTGCATTTAGAAATGGAACCGACCCTTACAAATATCCCAATACAAATTGGTTTAAGGAGATATTTAATTCAGCCAGTATCCAGGAGCACAATGTTTCGATCCGTGGAGGTTCAGAGCAATCTTCCTCCTTCCTTTCTTTCAATTACCTCAATCAGGATGGGATGGTGCCCAATACAAATTCTGAGCGCTATGGGCTGAGGGCCAATATTACTTCCAATGTTAAAGATTGGTTGACTGTAAGTGGTCGCTTCAATTATATTCACAAAGATTCCAATGAACCCTATGCTGACGTTACCTATGGTTCCCTAGGAAGGGTATTCGAAATGCTTGGTGGTTCTGCTCCCTATATTGCTCCCTATACCCGAGATGGAAGATTTGGCTCCGTTCAGGCCATTAGTGAAGATGGTAATTTGCTTTTTGACAATAGAAATGCTTTGATTGATGCTGCCAATGGTTTAACCAATACAGAGCAGAACATTTTGACGCTAAACCTAAGTGCAGATGTCAAATTAACCGATTATCTTTCTTTTAAAACCACAGTTTCTTCCAATGGTAACTGGAATTTGGTTGATCGATACAATACCAGCGTTTTTGGTTATACGGATACAGGAATTGAAACAACCACGAGGAACTATAACCGCGAAGGTTTAGAAATCAATCGATCACAAGTTTCAAGTCTTCAAAATAATTTATTCTCCACCTTTAACTTCAAAAAAGATTACAATGAAATCCATAGTGTCTCGGCGATAGGGGGCATACAAGTGGAGACTTTCAAGGTAAAGAATATGTTTTCTAGGCGTTCAGAACCGCCAAAAGAAGGATTAACCCAAGTGGATGCAGGTACTTCCGGGATTCAAGGGGAAGGGAATATGAATGGCTTCCGTATTTTCTCGTATTTCGGAAGGGCGAATTATACCCTGATGAGCAAGTATTTATTTGAAGCGAACGTGAGGGCGGATGCATCCTCCAGATTTAGTAAAGCCAACCGATGGGGAGTTTTTCCCGGCTTTTCTGCAGGCTGGAGATTGTCTGAGGAAAATTTCATTAAAGATGTTTCTGCAATATCTAACCTTAAATTGAGGGCTTCATGGGGGCAATTAGGAAATCAGAATATTTCAGGATATTGGCCTTACCTGACAGTAATTGGCCAAAATAACAATCTAAGTTATAGTTACAATGGGAGTTTTTCTCCGGGGGCTGCTGTAACGGCATTAGTAGATGAGAACATAACTTGGGAAACCTCTTCTTCTTTAGATATTGGATTAGAAGTAGGTGTTCTGGATGATAGGATTACTTTGGAAGCGGATTACTTTAGGAAAACGACCAAAGACATTCTAGTGCAGCTTCCTATCCCGTCGGTGATGGGAGGGATTTCTTCACCTTTTGAGAATGTAGGTCAAATGGAAAACAATGGCATTGAGTTTATCCTCAATTACAATAACTTAAAATTTGATAGGGACCAATTGGGATTCAATATGGGGCTTAACTTGACTTATATCCAAAATGAAGTGACCAAATTCAGGGGAGGAGACTCACCTGATCAATTGTACCTACTTAGAGAAGGCTATTCTTTTAGAACCCTATATGGATACAATGCTATTGGTATTTATCAGTCAGATGATGAAGCTTTGGAACATATGCATGCCAATCCATTTACCCCCAAAGCCGGGAATTTAAAATATGAGGACCTAAACAACGATGGGAGATTGAATTATGAAGATAAGATGGCGCTGGGAAATACTTTACCTAAGTATACTTTCGGCATCTCTCCAAGCTTTAAATACAAAGGATTTGATTTGAACTTATTGTTTCAAGGGATTTTAGGAGTTAACATGTACACCCAAAATAATTTCACCGACCTAGATTGGGAAAACAGAATGATTTCTACTCGTTGGAGAGATGCTTGGTCTCCTGACAATCCGGATGCTGAAAATCCAAGTTTAAAATTTAATAATCCTTGGGATAGCAACCAATCATCTTATTGGGTGAATGAGGTTAATTTTATCAAATTGAAAAATGTTCAATTAGGCTATTCATTTCCAACCACTATGGCTGAAAAATTGGGGGTACAAAAAATTTACCTCTATGTAAATGGACAAAATGTTTTTTCTATCGCCAGCGATGGGTATGAAGGGTATGATCCCGAAAGAAATACTTTTGATGCGGGATATCAGGTGTATCCGACCCCTCGAATTTTTTCAGCTGGTATCAATTTAAATTTCTAA